The following proteins come from a genomic window of Corallococcus sp. NCRR:
- a CDS encoding CHAT domain-containing protein encodes MSTSGTAAPGYWLEVDLALAGDEVSATARGSGGQQPAPHRLGLAHSRDALRRFGEWVRDAAVRGVPLESPEQARALHSALFREGLQEVLLELRGVSRNTGSQKPLLLRLLPRDRELQALPWEALCGPSGPLDFLGISPEMCIVRGVQSTKPWLPREVTGAVRLLVVSPLDEEAPARLRAMLQPAIDAGALEWMEPLVGPRSRRDYVIDRLRSEPAPHILHFIGHGGVDSRGAPVLQLMDADGASAGLSVELLAKELAGAFRGDLRLVVLEACQGAQPGALTSAAELLAQGGADAVVAHLWPVKTDVARACSRAFYRALVGDTRHRGDVARCLHDARSTVLTEFGESAEAFSPVLYLRGSDTTLFSFRPARTNTAPRAPVRTEPVRGEDPSVRGLLDLVSRPFSLVLGDHGGTTDEDLRELLHGRMRGTPWAVPEALPMSALAQRFTLRFGPKTLDSHFQEVFRDAAPTLPLVEALARRLRPGVHITLLRMPVLEQALALHRPELPLYVIQPSSPDEGSALIRRRLPGQDWEPLDALPLDFDPSRDVALVRLYRGYLPDRVFETPLLTEDDYLHGVRDLESVLPPDLADAILGTLDSRPALLVGLSLLAWHHRMLLSRLFGRRPLPRKSLVLLEPGVHEAESWKSGRGLPAGAGIQVVQAEADAVAETLGGSR; translated from the coding sequence ATGAGCACGAGCGGAACGGCGGCGCCCGGATACTGGCTGGAGGTCGACCTCGCGCTGGCTGGCGATGAGGTCAGCGCCACGGCGCGGGGCAGCGGCGGACAGCAGCCCGCGCCGCACAGGTTGGGGCTCGCGCACTCGCGCGACGCCCTCCGCCGCTTCGGTGAGTGGGTGCGGGACGCGGCCGTGCGCGGGGTGCCCCTGGAGTCTCCCGAGCAGGCGCGGGCGCTGCACTCCGCCCTCTTCCGCGAGGGGCTCCAGGAGGTGCTGCTCGAGCTGCGCGGCGTGTCGCGCAACACCGGGAGCCAGAAGCCGCTGCTGCTGCGGCTGCTGCCTCGGGACCGCGAGCTCCAGGCGCTTCCCTGGGAGGCGCTCTGTGGACCGTCCGGGCCGCTCGACTTCCTCGGCATCTCGCCGGAGATGTGCATCGTGCGCGGGGTGCAGTCCACGAAGCCCTGGCTGCCTCGCGAGGTCACCGGGGCCGTGCGGCTGCTCGTCGTCTCTCCGCTGGATGAAGAGGCACCGGCCCGCCTGCGCGCCATGCTCCAGCCGGCCATCGACGCTGGAGCGCTGGAGTGGATGGAGCCGCTCGTGGGGCCGCGCTCGCGGCGCGACTACGTCATCGACCGGCTCCGCTCGGAGCCCGCGCCGCACATCCTGCACTTCATCGGTCATGGCGGCGTGGACTCGCGAGGCGCCCCGGTCCTGCAACTCATGGATGCGGACGGCGCGTCCGCGGGGCTCTCCGTGGAGCTGCTGGCGAAGGAGCTGGCGGGAGCCTTCCGGGGTGACTTGCGATTGGTGGTGCTCGAAGCCTGTCAGGGCGCTCAACCGGGGGCGCTGACGAGCGCGGCGGAGCTGCTCGCGCAGGGGGGCGCGGACGCGGTGGTGGCGCACCTGTGGCCGGTGAAGACAGACGTGGCGCGCGCGTGCTCGCGGGCCTTCTACCGCGCGTTGGTGGGAGACACGCGGCACCGGGGCGACGTGGCCCGCTGCCTCCATGACGCGCGCAGCACGGTGCTGACGGAGTTCGGAGAGAGCGCCGAGGCCTTCTCGCCGGTCCTGTACCTGCGGGGCAGCGACACCACCCTCTTCTCCTTCCGGCCCGCCCGGACAAACACCGCGCCCCGAGCCCCCGTGCGGACCGAACCGGTGCGCGGCGAGGACCCGTCCGTGCGCGGGCTCCTGGACCTGGTCTCCCGTCCCTTCTCGTTGGTGCTGGGCGACCATGGGGGCACCACGGACGAGGACCTGCGGGAGCTCTTGCATGGCCGGATGCGGGGCACGCCCTGGGCCGTACCGGAGGCCCTGCCGATGAGCGCGCTGGCGCAGCGGTTCACGCTGCGCTTCGGACCCAAGACGCTGGACTCGCACTTCCAGGAGGTGTTCCGGGACGCGGCGCCCACGCTGCCGCTGGTGGAGGCGCTCGCGCGGCGGCTGAGGCCCGGCGTGCACATCACGCTCTTGCGCATGCCCGTGCTGGAGCAGGCGCTCGCGCTGCACCGGCCGGAGCTGCCGCTGTATGTCATCCAGCCGTCGTCGCCCGACGAGGGCTCCGCGCTGATCCGACGGCGCCTGCCGGGACAGGACTGGGAACCGCTCGACGCGCTGCCCCTGGACTTCGACCCATCGCGCGATGTGGCCTTGGTGCGGTTGTACCGGGGTTATCTGCCCGACCGCGTCTTCGAAACACCCCTGCTCACGGAGGACGACTACCTGCACGGCGTGCGGGACCTGGAGTCCGTCCTGCCTCCGGACCTGGCGGACGCCATCCTGGGGACGCTGGACAGCCGGCCCGCGCTGCTCGTCGGACTGTCCTTGCTGGCGTGGCACCACCGCATGCTGCTGTCGCGGCTGTTCGGACGACGGCCACTGCCGCGCAAGAGCCTGGTGCTGCTGGAGCCCGGCGTGCATGAGGCGGAGTCGTGGAAGTCTGGCCGGGGGCTGCCCGCGGGCGCGGGCATCCAGGTGGTGCAGGCGGAAGCGGACGCTGTGGCCGAGACGCTGGGAGGTTCGCGATGA
- a CDS encoding nSTAND1 domain-containing NTPase, with protein MSGPVNPFLGPQPYRAADRERFFGRETATQRLVNRILAHPCLTLFGPSGAGKSSVMQAGVIPLLEEAHEFRTVRIDGWLAGEAPLARLVRTMHTELELGPPPEPAGTVEALDEALELASQRSDRPVLIYLDQLEQLFLPGRDVEATGALLKGLDALARKPVRGLQLVLAMREDYLGRFRDRVRGRRELLEQGFRLGPLTVGEMVKVSCRLATEKGLPSQPWSEQEVRTLMRQVRMAGQGEQDDDAEVQAAFAQIVCRALWDERARGQAVEPVAAEPMVHRYLEATLDALGSDKKRAARRLLEQHLIASDGSRTLLTEQEARAELPPEHADEVLTHLEAAAVLHAEQHQGSRYFELGHDWLARKVFELKQQRIERESAQRQRRREAAERRRLIIVASVAVGVAVMMALLLIWAWAERTQAEQAKKVAESAKQEADRQARDARGLALMTGARDLQGRGYTAMATKLLLEVPEPEQARWWTQLAHDFLKEPLPEVTFQGTSPLHLAAFSPDGQRVAAASREGTAWVWRVDGRGTPVVLTGHVGRVRSMEFSPDGQWIVTASQDATVRVWRADGTGTPVVLQGYEDTVHSASFSPDGQWLVTASADMSVQVRRADGTGKPVLLAGHEASVLSARFSPEGRRVVTASYDETARVSRVDGKGSPVVLKGHTQPVSSAEFSPNGLWVVTASEDKTARVWRADGKGSPVVLKGHEEGVYSARFSPDGLWVVTASADKTARVWKADGTGSPLVLGGHEAPVFSAGFSPDGRWVVTASSDGTARVWKADGMVPPRVLKGHQGWVDDARFSPDGQRILTVSRDGTLRVWKAGEPDLPVVFQRPEEGVWSARFSPDGQRVVTAGTDGAARIWPADGTGVPVLLDGGASSVSSAAFSPDGRQVVMATKDGSARVWRADGKGSPVVLKGDPVTPIGSAEFSPDGQSVLITRWFGGAPQVWRADGSGPPRMLGDDEAHFARFSRDGRWVVMASGRTARVWRADGTGTPVVLLGHEDDLSSAEFSPDGQWVVTASQDKTARVWKADGTGTPVVLKGHGGAVYSASFSPDGQWVVTASQDKTARVWKADGTGTPVVLKGHLDRVTSAGFSPDGRRVVTASEDRTARVWRADGTGTPLVLQSCESEVASAEFSPSGQQVLTVCTDAQAQLWPLDVSELQRRLRAINKDCLPPDVRRSYLDESEEQAARGYAECERVQGRDPLVTPPPTLRLLP; from the coding sequence ATGAGCGGCCCGGTGAATCCCTTCCTCGGGCCGCAGCCCTACCGCGCGGCGGACCGCGAGCGCTTCTTCGGCCGCGAGACGGCGACCCAGCGGCTGGTGAACCGCATCCTCGCGCACCCGTGCCTCACGCTCTTTGGTCCTTCGGGCGCGGGGAAGTCGTCGGTGATGCAGGCCGGTGTGATTCCGCTGCTGGAGGAGGCGCACGAGTTCCGCACGGTCCGCATCGACGGGTGGCTCGCGGGCGAGGCTCCGCTGGCGCGGCTCGTGCGCACGATGCACACGGAGCTGGAGCTGGGGCCTCCGCCGGAGCCAGCGGGGACGGTGGAGGCGCTGGACGAGGCGCTGGAGCTTGCTTCACAGCGCTCGGACCGGCCGGTGCTGATCTACCTGGATCAGTTGGAGCAGCTCTTCCTGCCCGGGCGCGACGTGGAGGCGACGGGCGCGCTGCTGAAGGGACTGGACGCGCTGGCGCGCAAGCCGGTGCGCGGACTGCAGCTCGTGCTCGCGATGCGCGAGGACTACCTGGGGCGCTTCCGCGACCGCGTGCGGGGCCGGCGCGAGCTGCTGGAGCAGGGATTCCGGCTGGGGCCGCTCACCGTGGGCGAGATGGTGAAGGTGTCGTGCCGGCTGGCCACCGAGAAGGGCCTGCCTTCGCAGCCGTGGTCCGAGCAGGAAGTGCGCACGCTCATGCGGCAGGTGCGCATGGCGGGCCAGGGCGAACAGGACGATGACGCCGAGGTGCAGGCCGCGTTCGCGCAGATCGTCTGCCGGGCCCTGTGGGACGAGCGGGCACGGGGCCAGGCCGTGGAGCCTGTCGCCGCGGAGCCGATGGTGCACCGCTACCTGGAGGCGACGCTGGACGCGCTCGGCTCCGACAAGAAGCGGGCGGCGCGCCGGTTGCTGGAGCAACACCTCATCGCGAGCGACGGCAGCCGGACCCTGCTGACGGAACAGGAGGCCCGCGCCGAGCTGCCACCCGAGCACGCGGACGAGGTGCTGACGCACCTGGAAGCGGCGGCGGTGCTGCACGCGGAGCAGCACCAGGGCAGCCGATACTTCGAACTGGGACACGACTGGCTCGCGCGCAAGGTCTTCGAGCTCAAGCAGCAGCGCATCGAGCGTGAGTCCGCGCAACGACAGCGCCGGCGTGAAGCGGCAGAGCGGCGCAGGCTCATCATCGTGGCATCGGTGGCGGTAGGCGTGGCGGTGATGATGGCCCTGCTGCTCATCTGGGCCTGGGCGGAGCGCACCCAGGCGGAGCAGGCGAAGAAGGTTGCGGAGAGCGCGAAGCAGGAAGCCGACCGGCAGGCGCGAGACGCGCGGGGCCTGGCGTTGATGACGGGGGCCCGCGACCTGCAAGGCCGCGGCTACACCGCGATGGCCACGAAGCTGCTGCTCGAAGTGCCCGAACCCGAGCAGGCGCGGTGGTGGACCCAGCTGGCGCATGACTTCCTGAAGGAGCCCCTCCCGGAGGTGACCTTCCAGGGAACGAGTCCACTGCACCTCGCGGCCTTCAGCCCGGACGGCCAGCGGGTGGCGGCGGCCTCGCGGGAGGGAACCGCGTGGGTCTGGCGCGTGGACGGCAGAGGCACCCCCGTGGTGTTGACGGGCCATGTGGGCCGGGTCCGCTCCATGGAGTTCAGCCCGGATGGGCAATGGATCGTCACTGCCTCCCAGGACGCCACCGTGCGGGTGTGGCGCGCGGATGGGACGGGCACGCCCGTGGTGCTCCAGGGGTACGAGGACACCGTCCACTCCGCGAGCTTCAGTCCGGATGGCCAGTGGCTGGTGACGGCTTCGGCGGACATGAGCGTGCAGGTGCGGCGGGCGGACGGAACCGGCAAGCCCGTGCTGCTGGCCGGGCACGAGGCCTCGGTCCTGTCCGCGCGCTTCAGCCCTGAAGGACGGCGCGTGGTGACGGCGTCGTACGACGAGACGGCGCGGGTATCGCGGGTGGATGGGAAGGGCTCGCCCGTGGTGCTCAAGGGGCACACCCAGCCCGTCTCCTCCGCTGAGTTCAGCCCGAATGGTCTGTGGGTGGTGACGGCGTCCGAGGACAAGACGGCGCGGGTGTGGCGGGCGGATGGGAAGGGCTCGCCCGTGGTGCTCAAGGGACATGAAGAGGGTGTGTACTCCGCCAGGTTCAGCCCGGATGGCCTGTGGGTGGTGACGGCTTCGGCGGACAAGACGGCGCGGGTGTGGAAGGCGGATGGGACGGGCAGCCCGCTCGTGCTCGGAGGACATGAGGCCCCTGTTTTCTCCGCCGGATTCAGCCCGGATGGCCGGTGGGTGGTGACCGCGTCCTCTGACGGGACCGCGAGGGTGTGGAAGGCAGATGGGATGGTCCCGCCCCGGGTGCTCAAGGGGCACCAGGGCTGGGTCGATGACGCGCGATTCAGTCCGGACGGGCAACGGATCCTCACCGTGTCCCGGGATGGAACCCTCAGGGTCTGGAAAGCGGGCGAGCCGGATCTTCCCGTGGTGTTCCAGCGGCCAGAAGAGGGGGTCTGGTCCGCGCGGTTCAGTCCGGATGGGCAGCGGGTCGTCACGGCGGGCACCGACGGAGCGGCACGCATCTGGCCCGCTGACGGGACGGGAGTTCCCGTGCTGCTCGATGGGGGCGCGAGCTCCGTTTCATCGGCCGCGTTCAGCCCGGATGGACGCCAGGTGGTGATGGCCACCAAGGACGGAAGTGCGCGGGTGTGGCGGGCGGATGGGAAGGGCTCGCCCGTGGTGCTCAAGGGGGATCCGGTCACGCCCATTGGATCAGCGGAGTTCAGTCCGGATGGCCAGTCGGTATTGATCACGCGCTGGTTCGGCGGCGCGCCCCAGGTGTGGAGGGCGGACGGGAGCGGGCCACCGAGGATGCTGGGGGACGATGAAGCGCACTTCGCCCGGTTCAGCCGCGACGGCCGGTGGGTGGTGATGGCGTCGGGCCGAACCGCCAGGGTCTGGAGGGCGGATGGGACGGGCACGCCCGTGGTGCTCCTGGGGCATGAGGATGACCTCTCCTCCGCCGAGTTCAGCCCCGACGGCCAGTGGGTGGTGACGGCGTCCCAGGACAAGACCGCGCGGGTGTGGAAGGCGGACGGGACGGGCACCCCCGTCGTGCTCAAGGGGCATGGGGGTGCCGTCTACTCCGCGAGCTTCAGTCCCGACGGCCAGTGGGTGGTGACGGCGTCCCAGGACAAGACCGCGCGGGTGTGGAAGGCGGACGGGACGGGCACCCCCGTCGTGCTCAAGGGACACCTGGACCGCGTCACCTCCGCCGGCTTCAGCCCGGATGGCCGCCGGGTGGTGACGGCGTCCGAGGACAGAACGGCGCGGGTGTGGAGGGCGGACGGAACGGGCACCCCCCTGGTGCTCCAGAGCTGTGAGTCGGAGGTCGCCTCCGCCGAGTTCAGTCCGTCCGGGCAGCAGGTCCTGACGGTGTGCACCGATGCCCAGGCACAGCTCTGGCCCCTGGATGTTTCGGAGCTCCAGCGGCGGCTCCGCGCCATCAACAAGGACTGCCTTCCTCCGGACGTCCGGCGCAGCTACCTGGATGAAAGCGAGGAACAGGCGGCCCGCGGCTATGCGGAGTGCGAGCGGGTCCAGGGACGGGATCCGCTCGTGACGCCGCCACCGACGTTAAGGCTGCTGCCCTGA
- a CDS encoding trypsin-like serine protease has product MTSPCSSFPWSPALRTTAALGFLSLAAGCGPEAESAPPAVEQAAQPLLGATPAAAGEFPWMVSLQDLAGNHLCGGTIINTHWVLTSRQCVLGTGTVTPPHPSTLRVAAGSNSLASMSSVGQVSTLLDIIPLIGSWDVTQGKDAALLRLMTPLTLDGTTVAALPVATAADVSAGYTAPGVIATLAGWGQTTPGSAIPDALQKMSVPLMSNADASLALGQTLTSDQLGADGSAQGNAFCTGDVGGPLVVDGPSGKELVGVASYNLGCSAPNIFERADYLKGFIDYMTPRLNTAPRATLQHVNAPQGGWKHYSLTLPSGIPAFTVTLAKGTGNGTLYVRYNAAPTLTSYTCRSGATDSNLEYCSLFYPSQGTWYISVYGETAVTEASMLGRTFY; this is encoded by the coding sequence ATGACCTCTCCCTGCTCGTCCTTCCCGTGGTCCCCTGCCCTGCGTACCACCGCCGCGCTGGGCTTCCTGTCCCTGGCGGCTGGCTGTGGCCCCGAAGCCGAAAGCGCTCCGCCCGCCGTGGAGCAGGCCGCTCAGCCTCTCCTGGGGGCCACGCCCGCCGCCGCCGGTGAGTTCCCCTGGATGGTGTCCCTCCAGGACCTGGCCGGGAACCACCTGTGTGGCGGCACCATCATCAACACCCACTGGGTCCTCACTTCACGCCAGTGCGTGCTGGGGACCGGCACCGTGACGCCCCCGCATCCCAGCACCCTTCGTGTCGCGGCGGGCAGCAACAGTCTGGCATCGATGAGCAGCGTGGGTCAGGTGAGCACGCTGCTGGATATCATTCCGCTCATTGGCTCGTGGGATGTGACGCAGGGCAAGGACGCGGCGCTCCTGCGGTTGATGACCCCGCTGACGCTCGATGGCACCACGGTGGCGGCCCTGCCGGTGGCGACGGCGGCGGATGTCTCCGCGGGCTACACCGCCCCGGGGGTCATCGCCACGCTCGCGGGCTGGGGGCAGACGACCCCGGGCAGCGCAATCCCAGACGCTTTGCAGAAGATGAGCGTGCCGCTGATGTCCAACGCGGATGCCTCCCTGGCGCTGGGGCAAACCCTCACCTCCGACCAACTGGGGGCGGATGGTTCGGCGCAGGGTAACGCCTTCTGTACGGGGGACGTGGGGGGCCCGCTGGTGGTGGACGGCCCCTCCGGGAAGGAGCTGGTGGGTGTCGCCAGCTACAACTTGGGCTGCTCGGCGCCGAACATCTTCGAGCGGGCGGATTACCTCAAGGGGTTCATCGACTACATGACCCCGCGGCTGAACACCGCGCCGAGGGCGACGCTGCAACACGTGAACGCCCCTCAGGGCGGCTGGAAGCACTACTCCCTGACCCTGCCATCGGGCATCCCCGCGTTCACCGTGACGCTCGCGAAGGGCACCGGCAATGGCACGCTCTACGTGCGCTACAACGCAGCGCCCACGCTGACGAGTTACACCTGCCGCTCCGGCGCCACGGACAGCAACCTGGAATACTGCTCCCTCTTCTACCCAAGCCAGGGGACCTGGTACATCTCCGTGTATGGCGAGACGGCCGTCACCGAGGCCTCCATGCTCGGGCGCACGTTCTATTGA